A genomic window from Balaenoptera acutorostrata chromosome 20, mBalAcu1.1, whole genome shotgun sequence includes:
- the PVALEF gene encoding parvalbumin-like EF-hand-containing protein isoform X1 yields MDEDFSSQMKKMAMAMGTSLSDKDIDLLPTDMRHHGSFNYIKFFEYMQKFQASGQQESVIRKTFQTLDKDKSGFIEWNEINSGPTTPLTDEEAEAVIQAADTDGDGRIDFEEFSELIKKEKIAKK; encoded by the exons ATGGACGAGGACTTCTCCTCCCAGATGAAGAAGATGGCCATGGCCATGGGCACATCCCTGTCGGACAAGGACATAGACTTGCTGCCCACTGACATGAGGCACCATG GCTCCTTCAACTACATCAAGTTCTTCGAGTACATGCAGAAGTTCCAGGCCTCGGGGCAGCAGGAGAGTGTCATCCGCAAGACCTTCCAGACCCTGGACAAGGACAAGAGTGGCTTCATCGAGTGGAATGAGATCAA CAGCGGGCCCACCACCCCACTGACGGACGAGGAGGCTGAGGCCGTGATCCAAGCAGCCGACACGGATGGGGACGGGAGGATTGACTTCGAAG AATTTTCTGAATTgatcaaaaaggagaaaattgcAAAGAAGTAG
- the PVALEF gene encoding parvalbumin-like EF-hand-containing protein isoform X2, with the protein MDEDFSSQMKKMAMAMGTSLSDKDIDLLPTDMRHHGSFNYIKFFEYMQKFQASGQQESVIRKTFQTLDKDKSGFIEWNEINGPTTPLTDEEAEAVIQAADTDGDGRIDFEEFSELIKKEKIAKK; encoded by the exons ATGGACGAGGACTTCTCCTCCCAGATGAAGAAGATGGCCATGGCCATGGGCACATCCCTGTCGGACAAGGACATAGACTTGCTGCCCACTGACATGAGGCACCATG GCTCCTTCAACTACATCAAGTTCTTCGAGTACATGCAGAAGTTCCAGGCCTCGGGGCAGCAGGAGAGTGTCATCCGCAAGACCTTCCAGACCCTGGACAAGGACAAGAGTGGCTTCATCGAGTGGAATGAGATCAA CGGGCCCACCACCCCACTGACGGACGAGGAGGCTGAGGCCGTGATCCAAGCAGCCGACACGGATGGGGACGGGAGGATTGACTTCGAAG AATTTTCTGAATTgatcaaaaaggagaaaattgcAAAGAAGTAG